The following are from one region of the Cloacibacterium normanense genome:
- a CDS encoding helix-turn-helix transcriptional regulator — protein sequence MVIFTLKNENMVELTSTEKKIIALLKKGQQQAEIAEYFRNNERFNINSQSAVEKVIMGLKKKFGVKTIFQLGVAICKVEN from the coding sequence ATGGTTATTTTTACTTTGAAAAATGAAAATATGGTGGAACTTACCTCAACGGAAAAGAAAATAATCGCCTTGTTGAAAAAGGGTCAACAACAGGCTGAAATAGCTGAATATTTTAGAAATAATGAAAGGTTTAATATTAATTCACAATCTGCGGTAGAGAAAGTCATTATGGGACTTAAAAAGAAGTTTGGTGTGAAAACGATATTTCAATTGGGTGTGGCAATTTGTAAGGTTGAAAATTGA
- a CDS encoding AAA family ATPase produces the protein MPKCTTGKVENFRSILDSGWIECDNVTTLVGINEAGKSNLLLALWKINPAREGNIDILHDMPVSKLSTYRKTPEEVKFITAEFELEEESIKNIETEVGCSLQGDKLITVTRFYDGSYTFEFPSGKPQSTKTEKVAKEVEDGEEPIEEDVIVPLKDVDLEKAILAELPSFVYYSNYGNLSSKIYLPNVIKWLDGKSVDGIDINEEQVRTLRVLFEFVKLDPKEILELGQDPKEMAMLRNGRNGNSQPTAEEIRQAENDKEERSILLQSASGDLTKKFREWWKQGEYKFRFEADGDYFRIWVSDSIRTDEVALELRSTGLQWFISFYLIFLVESQEQHKGAILLLDEAGLTLHPLAQKDLAVFFDNLSQGNQIINTTHSPFIVDTSNIDRCRVVFMDKDGYTVASSNLRQGSDALNEKSIYAVHAALGLSVSDVLLQGCQAIVVEGPSDQFYLNAIKGFLIREKLIAPEQEIVFVPSGGVKGVPGVVSMISSKADDIPFLIIDSDKSGEDAKKKLLSGLYQGLENRILDVKEFTEIEKSEVEDLIPFSLIKKGVDRLFNSLDEVDFEDNYNKKIPVVSQIETFAKANGIVLEKCWKVGISMTAKAQLKNKKSDDIPKEYVDKWTKLFNAFLSA, from the coding sequence ATTCCTAAATGCACAACAGGTAAAGTAGAAAATTTTCGGTCCATTCTTGATAGCGGGTGGATTGAATGCGATAATGTGACAACGTTAGTAGGAATTAACGAAGCAGGAAAGTCTAACTTACTTTTAGCTTTATGGAAGATAAATCCAGCACGAGAGGGAAATATTGACATTTTACACGATATGCCGGTTTCTAAACTAAGTACTTATCGAAAAACTCCTGAAGAAGTGAAATTTATTACGGCAGAATTTGAGCTTGAGGAAGAATCTATAAAGAATATTGAAACTGAAGTTGGATGTAGCTTACAAGGAGATAAATTAATAACTGTTACGCGTTTTTATGATGGGAGTTACACATTTGAATTTCCAAGTGGAAAACCACAATCAACGAAAACAGAAAAAGTAGCCAAAGAAGTTGAGGATGGCGAAGAACCAATAGAAGAAGATGTTATTGTACCACTTAAAGATGTCGATTTAGAGAAAGCTATTCTTGCAGAACTACCATCATTTGTTTATTATTCAAATTATGGAAATTTATCGTCAAAGATATATCTTCCAAATGTAATTAAGTGGTTAGACGGGAAATCTGTGGATGGTATAGATATAAACGAAGAACAAGTTAGGACATTAAGAGTGCTTTTTGAATTTGTGAAATTAGATCCAAAAGAAATTTTGGAACTAGGACAAGACCCAAAAGAAATGGCAATGCTTAGAAATGGTAGAAACGGAAATTCACAACCGACAGCAGAGGAAATTAGACAAGCCGAAAATGATAAAGAGGAAAGAAGTATTCTTTTGCAATCAGCCTCAGGTGATTTAACGAAGAAGTTTAGAGAATGGTGGAAACAGGGAGAATATAAATTTAGATTTGAAGCAGATGGCGACTATTTTCGTATTTGGGTATCTGATAGCATTAGAACTGACGAAGTAGCATTAGAACTTCGTAGTACAGGGCTTCAATGGTTTATCAGTTTTTACTTAATCTTTCTAGTTGAAAGCCAAGAACAACACAAAGGGGCAATTTTATTGCTTGATGAAGCAGGACTAACTTTACACCCTTTAGCACAAAAAGATCTTGCTGTATTTTTTGATAATTTATCACAAGGCAATCAGATAATTAATACAACACATTCTCCATTTATTGTTGATACTTCTAATATAGACAGATGCAGGGTAGTTTTTATGGATAAGGATGGCTATACAGTTGCTTCAAGTAATTTAAGGCAAGGTAGTGATGCTCTGAACGAAAAATCTATATATGCAGTTCACGCAGCTTTAGGATTAAGTGTCTCAGATGTTTTATTACAAGGTTGCCAAGCTATTGTAGTTGAGGGGCCATCCGACCAATTTTATCTTAATGCAATTAAAGGATTTTTGATTAGAGAAAAACTGATTGCTCCAGAACAAGAAATTGTATTTGTCCCATCAGGTGGTGTAAAAGGTGTCCCAGGTGTTGTTAGTATGATTTCGAGTAAAGCAGATGATATACCTTTTTTGATTATCGATTCTGATAAGAGTGGTGAAGATGCGAAGAAAAAATTATTATCGGGTTTGTACCAAGGATTGGAAAATAGAATACTTGATGTTAAAGAGTTTACCGAAATTGAAAAATCAGAAGTGGAAGATTTGATTCCGTTTTCATTGATAAAGAAAGGTGTTGACAGGCTTTTCAATTCTTTAGATGAAGTAGATTTTGAAGATAATTACAATAAAAAAATTCCTGTAGTGTCTCAAATCGAAACATTTGCTAAGGCTAATGGAATCGTATTGGAAAAGTGTTGGAAAGTTGGGATATCAATGACTGCAAAAGCTCAATTGAAAAACAAAAAATCCGATGATATACCGAAAGAATATGTAGACAAATGGACTAAACTTTTTAATGCTTTTTTATCTGCATAA
- a CDS encoding IS982 family transposase, whose protein sequence is MNNLIQNYNIILKELTNTCKHITTTKQIRLPKMSDLELVALNVTAEYMSINSELQLFRCISGTDLDGKIERSVYNKRKRKLLPYIEKIRETLSNNFSDFTDVFIVDSTPIEICKISRANRSAICATDEIKPSFGYCAAQKSRYFGYKLHAVCDKNGIFHSFDFSPANVHDVNYLNDIKENFQNCLLIGDRGYISKEIQMDLFNYSRINLSVPMRKNQHNFVEFSRTKSKIRKRIETNISQLCGQFTINTNFAKTFQGLATRIVSKITSFTMIQYLNFFVFKRSLNKLKINLC, encoded by the coding sequence ATGAACAATCTCATTCAAAATTACAATATTATTTTAAAAGAATTGACAAATACTTGTAAACATATAACTACAACCAAGCAAATTAGGCTTCCAAAAATGTCTGATTTGGAACTTGTGGCACTTAATGTTACTGCGGAATACATGTCAATTAACTCTGAATTACAGCTGTTTAGATGTATTTCAGGAACCGATTTGGACGGAAAAATTGAAAGAAGTGTCTATAATAAAAGAAAGAGAAAACTTTTACCTTACATTGAAAAGATCAGAGAAACTTTAAGCAACAATTTTTCGGATTTTACCGATGTATTTATTGTAGATTCAACGCCAATTGAAATATGCAAAATTAGTAGAGCAAATCGCTCGGCAATCTGCGCAACAGATGAAATTAAACCTTCTTTTGGATATTGTGCTGCACAGAAGTCAAGATATTTTGGTTATAAACTTCATGCAGTTTGCGACAAGAATGGAATCTTTCATTCTTTCGATTTTTCACCTGCAAACGTTCATGATGTTAATTACCTTAATGACATTAAAGAAAATTTTCAGAATTGCCTGTTAATAGGAGATAGAGGATATATCAGCAAAGAAATTCAAATGGATTTATTCAACTATTCTAGGATAAATCTTTCAGTCCCAATGCGCAAGAACCAGCATAATTTTGTGGAGTTTTCAAGAACAAAATCTAAAATCAGAAAACGTATTGAGACCAATATCTCGCAATTGTGCGGACAGTTCACAATCAACACCAACTTTGCAAAAACATTTCAAGGTTTAGCAACAAGAATAGTATCGAAAATAACTTCTTTTACGATGATTCAATACCTAAATTTCTTCGTATTTAAGAGAAGTTTGAACAAATTAAAAATTAATTTGTGCTAA
- a CDS encoding PD-(D/E)XK motif protein — METSGYKKFLDLQHKNRNAEGYISVDTVPFSDYHKIGVSEEGFPLFFVKCDNSQPSIDINLELISVLFSQECRIKEGNINSNEVYTIVLLKTLNRDLQQYFTDVFSIILQQLPSIPTERELHREIRKVIDLFSSITKPPVKSIQGLWSELLVINSAKNPEYLIASWHISPNDKYDFNDGQDKLEVKSTTKQYRIHRFSIEQLNPNMGSGLMIASVFVIETGVGKSILNLRDEIVSKVKNIDQHLRLNEIIYKTIGSDFEKLGDIFFDYQLAKDSLCFYNSEVIPKILNQNIPSQISNVSFDCDLTNVSPLLLGENNFSENPLFLNLGL, encoded by the coding sequence ATGGAAACCTCAGGTTATAAAAAATTTCTTGACCTTCAGCATAAAAACAGAAATGCAGAAGGTTATATTTCTGTAGATACGGTCCCATTTTCAGATTACCATAAAATTGGTGTATCTGAAGAAGGATTTCCTCTATTCTTTGTTAAATGTGATAATTCTCAACCATCTATAGATATCAATTTAGAACTTATTTCAGTTTTATTTTCACAAGAGTGTAGAATTAAAGAAGGTAATATAAATTCTAATGAGGTCTATACCATTGTTCTGTTAAAAACTTTGAACAGAGATTTACAACAATATTTTACAGATGTATTTTCTATTATTTTACAGCAACTTCCTTCAATTCCCACTGAAAGAGAATTACATCGCGAAATTAGAAAAGTTATAGATTTATTTAGCAGCATTACCAAACCACCAGTAAAATCAATTCAAGGTTTATGGTCTGAATTATTAGTGATAAACAGCGCTAAGAATCCAGAATATTTAATTGCTTCGTGGCATATTTCACCTAATGACAAATACGACTTTAATGATGGTCAAGATAAATTGGAAGTTAAGTCTACTACTAAGCAATATCGTATTCATCGGTTTTCCATAGAACAACTTAATCCCAATATGGGATCTGGGTTAATGATTGCATCAGTTTTTGTTATTGAAACAGGAGTTGGTAAAAGTATACTGAATTTAAGAGATGAGATTGTTTCAAAAGTGAAGAATATTGATCAGCATCTGAGGTTGAATGAAATAATCTATAAAACAATTGGCAGTGATTTTGAAAAATTAGGAGATATATTTTTTGATTATCAATTAGCAAAAGATTCATTGTGTTTTTACAACAGCGAAGTGATTCCAAAAATACTGAATCAAAATATACCATCTCAAATATCTAATGTGTCTTTTGATTGTGATTTAACTAATGTTTCTCCTCTATTATTAGGAGAAAATAATTTTAGTGAAAATCCTTTATTTTTAAATTTAGGCTTATGA
- a CDS encoding Z1 domain-containing protein — MEIKILHPTSQKIKFKPVIGEKMNDLGLRLKDFLDEDEFDSLVSETAHILSRCTNPQLNQEQDVTHLTVGYVQSGKTLSFTALTALAADNGYRIVIYLAGTKNNLLSQTTKRLTKDLITSSSLNNAYKIFENPTDSKILEIRNKLRLSSKPTVLITLLKHYDHINKLADIFKSQPIKKELDKQGVLIIDDEADQASLNGFSYANSKKKSTSSEWDEETDNKESSTYASILNLRAAIPNHSYVQYTATPQGPLLISIMDLLSPESHTVLTPGKKYTGGKTYFKDFPDLIISIPDNEVFHYKDNPLKFPPKSLKEALQVYILGVALITNFWNKEKFLSMMVHADRQKGVSRLFHTWVSELIDRWTTILNLEDGDIGREDLDKEFKEIYEKEATKFYSIEDNLPSFNEIKLLIADAINDTQINLIISDSDAETEVDWESSSSHILVGADMLNRGFTVENLAVTYMPRYTKGKSNADTIQQRCRFFGYKQKYLKSCRVYLPTDSIIEYVDYVEHEEEMRTWLKNNDSLENVERQLMLAEKLNATRKNILPYNIVQTKMKGWHAMNALYSIEPNKKVVSDFLDANQFELWNPQYGTQDRKHKIYTVSVEKAIDFLTQFKFGNYADTARKQATIRYLQYLSSESEKPITHVHFIQMAYESEYRRRNFNPDTLKIDQLFTGRSTSGSETYPGDREIKLEDSICIQIHKVKLDCNQTNRLVGKVINTIAIYYPLDFATKYTNSEPEYFEPEDDE; from the coding sequence ATGGAAATCAAAATACTACATCCAACAAGCCAAAAGATAAAATTTAAACCTGTAATTGGTGAGAAAATGAATGATTTGGGCTTAAGGCTAAAAGACTTCTTAGATGAGGACGAGTTTGATTCTTTAGTAAGTGAAACCGCTCACATTCTATCTAGATGTACAAACCCCCAATTAAATCAGGAACAAGATGTTACTCATCTTACTGTTGGTTACGTTCAAAGTGGGAAAACTTTATCTTTTACAGCACTAACAGCTCTAGCTGCAGATAACGGTTACAGAATAGTAATTTATTTAGCTGGTACAAAAAATAATTTACTTTCACAGACTACAAAAAGATTAACAAAAGATTTGATAACAAGCAGTTCTTTGAATAATGCTTATAAAATATTTGAAAATCCAACAGATTCAAAAATACTCGAAATTCGCAATAAATTAAGACTCTCATCTAAACCAACGGTCTTAATAACTTTGTTAAAACATTATGATCATATCAACAAACTTGCAGATATTTTTAAATCTCAACCTATTAAGAAAGAACTTGATAAGCAAGGAGTATTGATTATTGATGATGAAGCTGACCAAGCATCATTGAATGGCTTCTCTTATGCTAACAGCAAAAAGAAGAGTACTTCTTCTGAATGGGACGAAGAAACAGACAATAAAGAATCAAGTACATATGCTAGTATTCTTAATCTAAGAGCCGCAATTCCTAATCATTCATATGTTCAATATACGGCAACACCACAAGGTCCGCTGCTAATAAGTATAATGGATTTGCTTTCCCCAGAGAGCCATACTGTTCTTACACCCGGCAAAAAATACACTGGTGGTAAAACATATTTTAAAGATTTCCCAGATTTAATAATTTCAATACCAGACAATGAAGTCTTTCATTATAAAGATAACCCATTGAAATTTCCACCAAAATCATTAAAAGAAGCTCTACAGGTTTATATTTTAGGAGTTGCCCTAATTACTAATTTTTGGAACAAAGAAAAATTTCTTTCCATGATGGTTCATGCAGATCGTCAGAAAGGTGTAAGCAGACTTTTTCACACTTGGGTAAGTGAATTGATTGATAGATGGACGACAATTCTTAATCTTGAAGATGGAGATATTGGTCGAGAAGATTTAGATAAAGAATTTAAAGAAATTTATGAAAAAGAAGCAACGAAATTTTATTCTATTGAAGATAATTTACCTTCTTTTAATGAAATAAAACTCCTTATTGCTGATGCTATAAATGACACACAAATAAACTTAATTATAAGTGATTCTGACGCAGAGACTGAAGTAGATTGGGAAAGTTCTTCCTCTCATATTCTCGTGGGTGCAGATATGCTAAATCGTGGTTTTACGGTTGAGAATTTAGCAGTTACTTATATGCCCAGATACACAAAAGGAAAGTCCAATGCAGATACGATACAACAGAGATGTAGATTTTTTGGATACAAACAAAAATATTTAAAATCTTGTCGTGTTTATTTGCCTACAGATTCAATCATTGAGTATGTAGACTATGTGGAACATGAGGAAGAAATGAGAACATGGTTGAAAAATAATGATAGCCTTGAGAATGTTGAAAGACAACTGATGCTTGCTGAAAAACTTAATGCGACTAGAAAAAATATTCTGCCATACAATATTGTTCAAACAAAAATGAAAGGTTGGCATGCTATGAATGCTTTGTATTCTATAGAACCAAATAAAAAGGTGGTATCCGATTTCTTAGATGCTAATCAATTTGAACTTTGGAACCCACAATATGGAACACAAGATAGAAAACATAAAATTTATACGGTTTCAGTTGAAAAAGCTATTGATTTTTTAACTCAGTTTAAGTTTGGTAATTATGCTGATACAGCCAGAAAACAAGCTACAATAAGATATTTGCAATATCTATCTTCTGAATCTGAAAAGCCTATTACCCATGTTCATTTTATACAAATGGCATATGAAAGCGAATATCGTAGACGTAATTTTAATCCAGATACTTTAAAAATAGATCAACTGTTTACAGGTAGATCAACAAGTGGTAGTGAAACTTATCCAGGGGATAGAGAAATTAAACTTGAGGATTCTATTTGTATACAAATTCATAAAGTAAAACTTGATTGTAATCAAACAAACCGACTTGTTGGGAAAGTTATTAATACAATTGCAATCTATTATCCATTAGATTTTGCAACAAAGTACACAAATTCAGAACCTGAATATTTTGAACCAGAAGACGATGAATAA
- a CDS encoding ATP-binding protein gives MNQIEKVSIALQPSVYNTFRALNNTVALTLSEYVDNSVQSYLDNKERILQENPHHVFEVSIDVDQINNQIIIKDNAGGIDHQNYLRAFEPANIPLDNTKLNEFGMGMKTASIWLADKWSVRTKAIGENVERYTEFDLHKVIKENKEDLIVFETNKNSNLHYTEIILSNLSHNAPSPYQMDKVRRHLSSIYRVFLRNNEINIIVNGEKLVAPSFEVLEAPFYSNPSGQDIQWKKEINFNLGKYEAKGFIAILKTIQNNANGLVLLRRGRVIVGGDEDRFFPSSIFGSPGNFRYKRLFGELELSGFDVTFNKNGFTDEENLNVFIDALREELRDPNFNLLSQADNYRVKTKEENSKIAAKIVKTQKKEVEKEPLTDKIKKVEDASKDKKNIAIEEEKIAKAKALETLEDYFEIDGTTYRFQVDLINEDESDALYAVKQEIQKTEVIEVPVLICKINLAHPFFSRFEQFKKANDYQPIIEIFKSFAIAEFIATKKSMLYPSEFRTNFNNYIVQ, from the coding sequence ATGAACCAGATAGAAAAAGTATCCATAGCATTACAGCCAAGTGTCTATAATACATTTAGAGCTTTAAATAATACAGTAGCACTTACTTTAAGTGAGTACGTTGACAATTCTGTACAATCATATCTTGACAACAAAGAACGAATTCTTCAGGAAAATCCTCATCATGTTTTTGAAGTGAGTATTGATGTTGATCAAATAAATAATCAAATTATCATTAAAGATAATGCTGGAGGTATAGATCACCAAAATTATCTTCGTGCTTTTGAACCAGCTAATATTCCTTTAGATAATACTAAATTAAATGAGTTTGGTATGGGGATGAAAACAGCTTCCATTTGGCTAGCAGACAAATGGAGTGTTCGAACAAAAGCAATTGGAGAAAATGTAGAGAGGTATACTGAGTTTGATTTACATAAAGTTATAAAAGAGAACAAAGAAGATTTAATAGTATTTGAAACTAATAAAAATTCTAATCTACATTACACCGAAATTATCTTATCAAATTTGTCTCATAATGCACCTTCTCCATATCAAATGGACAAAGTGAGACGCCATTTATCTAGCATTTATAGAGTCTTTTTACGAAATAATGAAATTAATATTATTGTAAATGGAGAAAAATTAGTGGCTCCTAGTTTTGAAGTCCTTGAAGCACCGTTCTATAGTAATCCAAGCGGACAAGATATACAATGGAAAAAAGAAATAAATTTTAATTTAGGAAAGTACGAAGCAAAAGGTTTCATAGCGATTCTAAAAACTATACAAAATAATGCCAATGGTCTTGTTCTTCTTAGGAGAGGTCGTGTAATTGTAGGAGGTGACGAAGATCGCTTCTTTCCAAGTTCAATTTTTGGTTCTCCAGGTAATTTTAGATACAAAAGACTATTTGGTGAATTAGAATTATCAGGATTTGATGTTACATTTAATAAAAATGGTTTTACTGATGAAGAAAATCTAAATGTATTTATTGATGCTTTGCGCGAGGAACTTCGTGATCCTAATTTCAATCTTCTAAGTCAAGCAGATAACTATCGTGTGAAGACAAAAGAAGAAAATTCTAAAATTGCCGCTAAAATTGTAAAGACTCAAAAGAAAGAAGTTGAAAAAGAACCTTTGACAGATAAAATAAAAAAGGTTGAAGATGCTTCAAAAGACAAAAAAAATATTGCAATTGAAGAAGAAAAAATAGCTAAGGCTAAAGCTTTAGAAACTTTAGAAGATTATTTTGAAATTGATGGAACTACGTACAGATTTCAGGTAGATCTGATAAATGAAGATGAGTCTGATGCTTTGTATGCCGTAAAGCAAGAAATACAAAAAACTGAAGTCATAGAAGTCCCTGTATTAATTTGTAAAATTAATTTGGCACATCCCTTTTTTAGTAGGTTTGAACAATTCAAAAAAGCAAATGATTATCAACCTATAATTGAGATTTTCAAATCATTTGCTATTGCAGAATTTATTGCAACAAAAAAAAGCATGCTTTACCCTTCAGAATTTAGAACCAACTTCAATAATTACATTGTTCAATAG
- a CDS encoding DNA cytosine methyltransferase, whose product MKFIDLFAGLGGFHLALESLGHECVFASELQTDLQKLYSENFPETPIFGDITKISVNDIPAHDILCGGFPCQPFSQAGKRLGFTEDRGNLFNNIMEILEYHKPEYVFLENVQNLKNHDYGNTWNVIHERLSSLYEVKEAILSPHQFGTPQHRFRIYIVGKLKKSNNQFPLKNFKFPVPEKHDCNIKAIVDENALDFMHLRKETRNHLEIWQEFVTELHNHGGSMPTFPIWAMEFGADYDYEEIAPAYQTMKQLKNKRGKLGKKIVGSTLNECLSHLPVYAITDKTKKFPKWKIQFIKRNRDFYNQHKEWLDKWIPKIIDFENSHQKFEWNCGEEDNPTIYNKIIQFRPSGIRVKKPTYSPALVLTTTQIPIFPWVKLPKESLEADEELYGRYMTITEAAKLQGMQNLRKYPYTIPTAFKAFGNAVNVDLVKLIAEKLLTNHEPDRKSIHSITAKCL is encoded by the coding sequence ATGAAGTTTATAGATTTATTTGCAGGTTTAGGAGGATTTCATTTGGCTTTAGAGAGTTTAGGACATGAATGTGTTTTTGCAAGTGAATTACAAACCGATTTACAAAAATTGTATTCTGAAAATTTTCCAGAAACTCCCATTTTTGGAGATATTACAAAAATATCAGTAAATGATATACCTGCGCATGATATTCTTTGTGGGGGCTTTCCTTGTCAACCTTTTTCTCAAGCGGGGAAAAGATTAGGATTTACAGAAGATAGAGGGAATTTGTTTAATAATATCATGGAAATTCTTGAATACCATAAACCTGAATATGTCTTTCTGGAGAATGTACAGAATTTAAAGAACCACGATTATGGTAATACATGGAATGTAATTCATGAAAGGCTATCCTCATTATATGAAGTTAAAGAAGCGATTTTATCTCCTCATCAGTTTGGAACTCCACAGCATAGATTTAGAATTTATATTGTGGGAAAATTAAAAAAAAGCAATAATCAGTTTCCTCTTAAAAACTTTAAATTTCCAGTACCAGAGAAACATGATTGTAATATAAAGGCAATTGTGGATGAGAATGCTTTAGACTTTATGCATTTACGAAAAGAAACAAGAAACCATCTTGAAATATGGCAAGAGTTTGTAACTGAATTACATAATCATGGGGGTTCAATGCCTACTTTTCCAATATGGGCTATGGAATTTGGTGCAGATTATGATTATGAAGAAATTGCTCCAGCTTATCAAACAATGAAACAATTGAAAAATAAGCGAGGAAAACTAGGGAAAAAGATTGTGGGGTCAACATTGAATGAGTGTCTTTCTCATTTGCCCGTTTATGCAATAACTGATAAGACTAAAAAATTTCCTAAATGGAAAATTCAATTTATCAAAAGAAATCGTGACTTCTATAACCAGCATAAAGAATGGCTAGATAAATGGATTCCAAAAATAATTGATTTTGAAAATAGCCATCAAAAATTTGAATGGAATTGTGGTGAAGAAGATAATCCAACAATATATAATAAAATTATTCAATTCAGACCATCAGGGATTAGGGTCAAAAAACCAACTTATTCTCCCGCATTAGTATTAACAACTACACAAATACCAATTTTTCCTTGGGTAAAACTTCCTAAGGAATCATTAGAGGCAGATGAAGAATTATACGGTAGATACATGACTATTACTGAAGCTGCGAAGTTACAGGGTATGCAAAATTTAAGAAAATATCCATATACTATTCCCACTGCTTTTAAAGCTTTTGGTAATGCAGTTAATGTTGATTTGGTTAAATTAATCGCTGAAAAACTACTAACAAATCATGAACCAGATAGAAAAAGTATCCATAGCATTACAGCCAAGTGTCTATAA
- a CDS encoding ATP-binding protein — protein sequence MRDFFQQADRIYFDEAPCKAIDIAKDIPEENIRQFRELAGFNGTIADEQIFNNLKLYTKDTFLKNGAVLFFAQNPEQFFEKAVVRCIAFEGTDKRFIIDDKLMQGTLYQQFLQTMEWLKGKLDVRYDIEGVGSQPRKEIWEIPETVFREAIINALAHRDYYEKGARITIELFTDRVEISNPGGLVSGIPRNEFGKRSLSRNPLIFGLFERIRMVEQIGSGIVRMRDLMIEAGLTPPEFTMEGMFTVIFRRPFDFEKWVERWAEKLTNNRVKILREVHANNRVTKRELEQEVGISASAIDNNLNVLKELGLLEREGSDKGGNWKLNYISPQGG from the coding sequence ATGAGAGATTTTTTTCAGCAGGCTGATCGCATTTATTTCGATGAAGCTCCGTGCAAAGCAATTGATATTGCCAAAGATATTCCGGAAGAAAACATCAGACAGTTCAGAGAATTAGCAGGATTTAATGGTACTATTGCTGATGAGCAGATTTTCAATAATTTAAAACTTTATACCAAAGATACTTTTCTGAAAAATGGAGCTGTATTGTTTTTCGCTCAGAATCCCGAACAATTTTTTGAAAAAGCGGTAGTAAGATGTATTGCGTTTGAAGGCACAGACAAAAGATTTATAATTGATGATAAATTAATGCAGGGGACATTGTATCAGCAGTTTCTTCAGACAATGGAGTGGCTAAAAGGAAAGCTAGATGTCCGCTATGACATTGAAGGAGTAGGTTCTCAGCCAAGAAAAGAAATATGGGAAATTCCTGAAACAGTTTTTAGAGAGGCTATTATCAATGCTTTAGCTCATAGAGATTATTATGAAAAAGGAGCAAGAATAACTATTGAATTGTTCACAGATAGGGTTGAAATATCCAATCCAGGTGGTTTGGTAAGTGGTATTCCAAGAAACGAATTTGGAAAAAGAAGTTTAAGCAGAAACCCTCTTATCTTTGGGCTATTTGAGAGAATTAGAATGGTGGAACAGATAGGTTCTGGTATTGTAAGAATGAGAGACTTAATGATAGAAGCAGGACTCACGCCTCCTGAATTTACAATGGAGGGAATGTTTACAGTAATATTTAGAAGACCTTTTGATTTTGAAAAGTGGGTAGAAAGATGGGCAGAAAAACTAACCAATAACAGAGTTAAAATTCTTAGAGAAGTTCATGCAAATAATAGAGTAACTAAAAGAGAATTAGAACAAGAAGTGGGTATAAGTGCTTCTGCTATAGATAATAACTTAAACGTTCTAAAAGAATTGGGACTGCTTGAAAGAGAAGGAAGTGATAAAGGCGGTAATTGGAAACTCAACTATATCTCACCTCAGGGTGGGTAG
- a CDS encoding AlbA family DNA-binding domain-containing protein, translating to MLTEIELKSIIASGEGYNAEFKVNFPSKIKEVTEEVCAFANAAGGTLLIGVDDKNTVQGVTFDNAKRSALQNSIGEISPTLHCEI from the coding sequence ATGCTGACAGAAATTGAACTAAAATCTATCATTGCTTCAGGAGAAGGATATAATGCCGAATTCAAAGTAAATTTTCCTTCTAAAATTAAAGAAGTTACAGAAGAAGTATGTGCTTTTGCAAATGCTGCGGGAGGTACGCTTTTAATAGGTGTTGATGATAAAAACACAGTTCAGGGAGTAACTTTTGATAATGCAAAACGTTCTGCATTACAAAATTCTATTGGAGAAATTTCTCCCACACTTCATTGTGAGATTTAA